Genomic segment of Chloracidobacterium sp. N:
CGCGAAGTTTCAGACGTTGAACCTGCCGCGCATCGCGCCCCGCGCCGGTGTGCGGTAGCGGCTGCCGGTTCCGGTGTCCCGCCCTGTCCCTTACCGGGACGGGGCGGGACGGCTTTGGCGCCGGTGTCGGCCATCATGACGTAGCCGTGGCGCTTTCGAGTTCGGAAGGTGGCGGCAGAATCAGCTCGACGCGCCGGTTGGCGGTCCGGCCGCGGGGCGTGGTGTTCGGCTGGCGCGGGTTGGCGTTGCCCATGGCAAACGCCTGGACGCGCTCGGTGGGAATGCCGCGCGCCGTCAGGTAGCCCAGCACGAGTTGCCCGCGCTCGCGGCAGAAGTCCTGGCGGCTTTGTTCCGTGCCGGCGTTGTCGCTGTAGGACTCGATGCGTACGGCGGCTTCGGTCAGGCGTAGAAACTCCACCAGCCGGTCGAGTTTGGCCATCGCCGCCGGCGTCAGAGCCATGGGCTGGCGGGGCATGGTGATGAAATCGCTGTCCGGCAGCACGAGCACCGAGCCGCGCGCTTCAAACCGGGCATCGCCAAAGAGACGGGCCAGCTCTTCCCGCAGGGCCCGGATGCGCGCTTCGCGGGTCGCCGCTTGGGCACGGTCGAGTTCGCTGCGCAGGCGGCGGATTTCCTCGCGCAAACTGGCTGTATTGGCATCCCCCTGCGTTTTGTCGGCAACCGTGCGGTTGTAGGCATCACGCAGACGCTCCCGGTCGGCCTCGACTTCGCGCCGCAGCCGCCGTTCGTTGTCAAGCTGCGCCTGCAGGGTGGGAATCTGTCCGACCCGATCCTGAAGTTCGGCAATGACATCATCCTTGGCCGCCAGTTCCTGGCGGCGGCGTTCGGCGGCGCGGCGCGCCGTGGCAATACGGCGCGCCCGCTCGGCCAGCCGGATGGCCGTATCAGCCGTTTCGGCGGCTTCATCGCGGCGTCCACGGCGGTAGAGGTCTTCGGCGGCTGCAAATGCATCGCCGGCGGCGGCCATCAGTTGGGGGGCAAGCTGATCGGCCTCGTAGTAGCGGGCAATGTCGCGGGCGCGCTGTGCCTGAAGCAGCTCCGGCGGATAGCGCGGATCGCGCCCGGCCGCCGGCGGCTCCGGGCTGACGATCCGGTTTTCCACGTCGGCATCGCCGGAGAAGTCAATTTCGTTGTCGGCAACGAAAACCTGTCCGGTACGGACTTCGGCATTGGCCGCCACGACGAGGCGCGAGGGCGACGTGACCATGTAGTGCGGCTCGGCCGTGACGATCAGGCTGAAGTTGCGGTGACGGGTCGTGGTGCTGATTTCCGAGCCGAACCAGCCGTCGAGTGTGTCGCTCTGCCGCTTGCGGTATTCGCCCAGGTTGTCGCAGATGCCTTCGGGCGTCACGGCCCACATGACGTATGTGGCGGCCATCGGCCCGACCGTGGCCGGGCGGGGCAGCCGTTTGAGCGTCAGGGAGATTTTCGTAATGCTGCTGCGCCGTTCGACGACGGCCTCGCCGCTGACATTTGCCCCGAACCGCTGGGTGCCCACCATCGGGACGCGCACTTCGCGGTCGAACGGATAGCGGATGGTGACGGTGCGAAAGGTGACATCGCTGCGCGGCACGGGCGGAAGCTGCTGCGCCGCAGCCGGGCACAGGGCAGCGAGGCTAAGGGCCGCGGCCAGGAACAGCCGGCCTATCCTGTGGTGCATGGTCGGTTCTGTCATGGGGTGTCGTACTCGGAAGTGTATTCGGTTTGGGAAAAGACCCGCAGCCGCCGGTCACGGGGACGAATTTCCACTGTCCGCCGGGCGGCTGCGCCGGGCGGCCCCGTCGGGCGATAGACGGCAATGTACTGCCCGCTGAGATCGTCCACGATGCGTTTGAAGCTCCGTTCCAGATCGGCTTCGTCAGTCGGGAAGAATGCCTTGCCCCCGGTGGCGGTGCAGAGCTGTTCGAGGGCGTCGCGGTCCACGTCGCCGAACCGGAAGCGGTCGCCGAGACCGAGCGCATAGACGACAATCCCACGCCGGCGCAGACTGGCCGCCACGCGCCCCGGCGAAAGCTGGCTGGCGGTGTCGCGGCCGTCGGTCAGCACGCAAATGGCCCGGCGAATGGCGCGGCGCGTGCCGCCGCTGCCAATGACCCGCCGGGCGGTGTGTCCTTCGAGGATTTCGCGCCCGGTGATGTCCAGCGCGTCATAGAGCGCCGTGCCGAGCGGGGGTGTACCGTTGTCTTCATCGCGGAAAAGCTGTTCGCGTTCGATGCGTCCGAGGGCAGTTTTGAGCGATTTGAGGTGGCTGGTCAGTCCGTTGACGAGATGGACTTCACCGCCGAACGTCGCCAGCGCGCCGTAGTCTTTGCCGGGGCGGAAAAACGCATCGAAGAACACATCCACAGCGCGTTTTTCGGCCGGCAAAAGCGACGCCTGGCTGTCGCTGGTGTCCAGAAGGACGGCCAGCATCAGTGGCAGTTCGTTGCTTGTGCGGAAAAGGTCAATGGTCTGCCGCTGCCCGTCTTCATAAAGCTCGAAGTCAGAAGCTTGCAGGTTGGAGACGATGCGCCCGCGCTCGTCCACGACACTGAACACAACACCCCGCGAGTCGGCGACAATGGCGATTTCGTCGCCGGGGTCGGGCAGCGGCGGGGTGACGGTGCGTGGGCGTCCGCCGTCCTGGGCCAGATTGAGCAAAGGAAACAGCAACGTGACCAGAAGCGCCGGAAAGAAGCCAGGCCAGCGTAAGGACATAGTGGGCAACTCACATGATGACGCGCAGGTGACTCCACCCGCCCGTCAGGAGGTCTTCTTCGGAGAGGCCGTCTTCGGGACTGCCCGGCATGACGAAGACGGCATCGCCGAGGATCGTCTCCGGGTTGACATACAGGATGCCGTTGACGAGCGAGCGCAGGGTTTCGCGTTGCCAGTAGCACCGTTCGTCCGTGACAGCCTCGCCGGGCGGGTATGGGACGCTCAGCAGCAGCAGAATGGTTGCCGCGACGTAGTCCTTGCGGTTGGAGAGACGACGCATCTGGTCCACGTCTTCGCCGACTTCTTCATCTTCGGTCGCCGAGGAAGCCGACAGTTCCGCCGACCATTCCTCGAACATCCGCTGTCCTTCTGCGCCCGTGACATATTCCCAGTAGGTGTGGGTCCAGTAGGGTTCCTGTTCGAGCAGCAGCGCCACGATGCGCTTGAGGTAACGCTGTTTGGCGGCGACATCCTGCAGATCGCCATCCGGGTCGGCCACAACCGCAGCCAGCCGCCGGCGGAGGGTGTCTTCGCCGAAGGCGCGAATGACGAGCTGGACGCCGAAGAAGTAGAGTTCCTCATCCTTGAGGAACAGCCTGGCAAACCACGAACGGCGCGACATCCGTTTGTTTCCTCGTTTCCCGGTACATCAAAGATTCTGGCCCTCAAGGACCGCCCCCAGGGCGGGTAGCATATAGCATATTTCGGCCGCCCTTTGCCGTTAGCCTTCGGGGGGAGCAACCCTGTACATCGGCCCGGCCTCACAAGCTGCGGCCGGCTGGCTGTGTCGGGGTCGGTGCTCCCCGGAATGTTTCATCTCCGTATCGTGGGCGGCCGCGGGAGTTCTTCCCGTAACCTCCCGTTCATCTTTCAGCCGGGGCCTAACTATTTTTCCAGAAAAGACTTAGCCAGACGCAACACGCGCCTGACCGGGGCGATAACGTGGTGTGGAAGGCCCATGTGTGGTCCACCCGGCACCAGAGCCGTTACCTATTTTTTCATTCGCCCCTGTGGTCTTTGAAAGGTTTTGTCATGTCGCGCATCGGTAATCCCTTCGCTGCCCTCATCTCCCGTCTGCAACGTGCGCGGGTGGAAGACCAGTCCATTGCTCCCCGGACGCGCCCCCAACCGGCGCCGACCCCCTCCGAAACGACGCCGGCACGCCCGACGACGTTCAGCCCGACTTCGCTCGATGCCGCCCACACGGCCCGGGCCGGTTTCAACCAGGCCGACCGACTGCGCGCCAACCTCTTCTCGATGTTCCGCCCGGCCGCTGCGCCCACGGCTGCCACGTCTGCGGCTGCCACAGCCGGCAATACCCAGACGGTAACGGCTTCAGCCACCCCCAACGCTGCCATCCGTGACTTCCAGACAACGACTTCCACGATTGCCATCACCGAGGATTTGAAAACGACCGGCGTGCGCGTGGATGTCAACATCGCGCACAGCTACGCCAGCGATCTGGTGGTCAAGCTGCGCTCGCCCGAAGGGCGCGAAGTGCTGCTGCGCAATCGTGAGGGCGGACGCGGCACCGGTACGGTCAGCTTCACGGCGAACCCATCCGACTTCAACGGGGTTTCAACCAAAGGCAACTGGACGCTGGTGGTCGAAGACCGTGCTGGCGGCGATGTCGGTACGCTGCGCAACTGGTCGCTGGCGCTGACCGGCGCCCGGCCCGCGCCAGAGCCGCCGCCGGCGGCCGGCGGCCGTACGGTGACGCAAACGGCCACGCCGAACGCGGCCATCCGCGACCTCCAGACGACAACCTCAACGATTGCCATCAATGACGATCTGAAGACGACCGGCGTGCGCGTGGATGTCAACATTGCCCACACCTACGCCAGCGATCTGGTGGTGAAACTGCGTTCGCCCCAGGGACAGGAAGTGACGCTGCGCAACCGTGAAGGCGGGCGGGGCAACGGTACGGTCAGCTTCACGGCCAATCCTGCCGATTTCAACGGAACGGACGCCAAAGGCGAATGGACGCTCATCGTGGAAGACCGCGAGCGGGCCGATGTGGGAACGCTGCGGAGCTGGTCGCTGTCGGTCACGGGCACGGACCGCACGCCGCCGCCGGCGCCCCCGCGCCCGACGCCGCCACCGGACAACAGCCCGCTGCTGCTGGGCAATCCCTCGAATGCCGTCCCGGATGTGCGCCAGGAAAACAACTACCTCATCGTCCGGGATCAGTTCACGGCTTCCTACAACCGGGCTGACGCCAAACCGAACTGGGTGGCCTGGCACACCGACCAGTCGCACCTCGGACGCGAAGGGCGTGGCAAGTTCGATGAAAACAGCACCGACAACCAGCTTCCCGAAGGCTGGCGGCGCGTTACGACGTTTGACTACACCGGCAGCGGCTATGACCGTGGGCACCACCTGCCGAGCGCCGACCGTACAGCTTCGCGCGCGGCCAACAACGGCACATTTCTGATGACGAATGTCCTTCCCCAGGCGCCGGACAACAACCAGGGGCCTTGGGAGCGGATGGAACGGTACGTCCGCGACCAGATTCGCCAGAACGACATGGAGGCCTACACCATCATGGGCAGCTACGGCGAAGTGGGCCGGATTCCAGGGCAGGGAGGTGACGCCAACATCGCCATTCCCGAACGGGTCTGGAAAGTGGTGGTGCTCATCCCACGGGGTGATAACGACCTGGAGCGTATCAACCGGGATACGCAGGTCATCGCGGTGGACATGCCGAACCGCCAGGGCATGCGCAACGACAACTGGGAAAACTACCGGGTGTCGGTGGCGGACATCGAGCGTGCAACCAACACGCAGTTCTTTACGAACCTGCCGCCGGAAGTGCAGGCGGCGCTGCGCGAGAAGGGGCGTTAGTCCGGTTGATTGGCCAGTCCTGATTGGCCAGTCCGCACCATTCGGCCGCACGGTGGTTGGCTTCCGCCGTGCGGTTTTTTCTGCGGGGCTGACCGGCGTCATCGCGCCGGGGACATGCCGGGCGGGCCTGTCTATCCTGGCCAGCCGTGACGGATTTCGTTCTCCGGCTGCCTGAGTCCGCCGCCGGCTTCAGCGAGCAGCCCCAGGTGGGCCACCACCCGCCGCAGGAGCCGTCTCATGTCGCCGGAAGGAACTCCCTGGACGGTGAAAACACGGTTTTGCTTCAAAGCATCCTTCAGCACATCGCGCAGAAGTTTTACCTCTGCCGGCGTCGCGTCGGTGAGGGCCAGCAGAACCCGGTCATCGGCTCCCTGCACAAACGACCGGAGCGCCTGAACGTCCTCTGGTGCGATTTCAAACCTGGCTGGCAGAAGCCGCTTTGCCGGTGGTGCCTCGGCGGGTTTGTCAACCGGGATGAGCCGGTTGTGCGCTTTCGCATGTGGGCTGACCTCACAGCCGCTCAATGACGGTTCGTGGAAGGCCGCCTGCTCCTTTCTGAGGCTGTCAAGAACGGTCTGAATCGCGTGGCGGTTCGTGCCAAAGATGAACACCGTCTCCAGTGGCTGTACGGCATCCTTGAGATGCCCGAAGAGATTCGCCTCCACGTCGTTGGCGTTACAGAGCGGAAGCAGTCGCTGGCGTTTGTTTTTGATGGGTTCAATCCGCACCCCGCGCCCTACCGACTGAAGAATGAATTTCCGGGCATCCGGGCCTATGCCGATGTTGATGTAGCCAATCACATTCGGGCGGTTGGAGTCCCAGCCCTCATAGAAGGAGCGGGAGCCCAGCAGGATGTTGATGTCTGATGCATCCCCGTTCAGACCGGCAAACAGACTTTCATTGTCAAATCGCTCCACGATCTCATAACCCGTGAGCTTCTCTTTGAGCCAGGCGGAGATGTCGCCAATCCTGATGAGGGCAAAGGGGCGGTCAGCCGTCTTCAGTTTGAACGCCATCTCCTGACGATTGGAGGGGCGTAGCAAAACCTCAATCTCCCCGTGGCTGCTGGCGTTGAACACGCACTGACAGAGGTCTTCCGGCAAAAGGCTGTCCCATACAGCCGGGTTGATGCGCACCTTTTCATCTTCAAAGAGAAACTCAGGTTGTTGCTCCAGTTCCCGGCGCAGCTCTTCCTTGGCTGCCTGCCACAGGTCAGGTGGTACGCCTTGCCGGGCCAGGAGCTCCAGCTCACGGAAAAACCGTTCCAGGTCGGCATCCCGGGGGTTGACCGAGTTCACCAGCAGCAGCAGCAGCGGGCGGTGGTAAAGGCCAGCCGGCTGGACCGTGCGCTCATACACTTTCCGCACATACGCCAGCATGATCAGCATCTTCAGCACCACCTTCCGCTTTTCCGCGTCCGGGTCGTCTTCCGGTTTGTCCCGGAAGGCGCTCAGTTCCGGCTGCACCACCAGCAGGTGTTTGCCGTAGCCCCGGCGGATGTACTCCGCGAGGTTGAAGTTACAGACCGTGGTGGCGATGTCGCGTGGGTCGGTGAAGGTGGCGGAGAAGTTGAACAGGAAACCGTTGCGCGAGAGGATCGAGTAAATGTGCTGGCGTTTGGAGTCCTCGCGGTCGCCTTTGTGGGCCTCGTCCAGCAACACAAACCATTTTCCGTCATTATCGTAGTTGCGGAAGTCTAAAATCTTTTCCTTCTGCTGGGCGCTGAGGTTGTCAGAACGGTAGTAAAAGACGGTGATCCCCTGTTCCCGGAACAGGGAAGATCGCTCGCGCTTGACCGCGGCGTAGTCTTTCAGTTCATGCAGCACAATCGGCGTGTCACTGTGGCTTGTATTGAACTCCGCCACATGGCGCCTGAGCTGTTCGATGAGGTCGGTGCGGTGGGTGAGAAACAGAATATCGCACGGCGGCACTTCTCCGGCCTGAATCAGCCGCCCCAGCCGTTCCATGAGCTTGACAATGACAACGGTCTTGCCGCTGCCCGTGGCCATCCAGAAGTTCAGGCGGTTGATAAAGGCTTCGTAGCTGATGTTCCCGGTTTGGGCGTGAATATAATCGGCATAGTAGTTCAGGAGCAGATCAGCCAAGGCAGGTTTCAGCTCAATGGAGAAGTCCTCTGAAAGTCCGTTGTCGCCATACCACTGCCAGAACCGCATCTTGCGCTGACGGTTGGCGTCGTCGGCAGGGTGAGGCGGGCCGTTACCAAAATCTTCGTAATACTTCCACAGGGCCTTGAGTGCGTTCTGGAGCGCCCGTTGCTGGTAATCGAACAGGCGCTTCGTAGGGGAGAAGTGCGAAAGGTCATCCATCCACCCCTGGGGCAGACGGCTGTCGGGAATATCTTCTGCCATGTATTGCATGTGGATGCGCGTCATTGTCGTCACACTGTATCGGTCAGCTCATCCGATGCCTTAACTTTTACCTATGCACTTCAGAAGTTTTTCGTGTGTATCTATCTCACCCTTGCGCAGCATGTTATCTGAAGGGCTAAGGAAAAAAGCAGCCGAGTGCCAGCTTTCGTCAATGTTGTACGCCTTTTTGTTATTTATCCTTAGCCTGTATTTTGATTTCAGATAACTGATGAAAGCTTCACTTTTCAGCCATTTGTTGCAGTAGGTCTTAAGCAGCAAAGGGAGTTCCGTCTTTCCGGTTGCGCCTTTCCCGCCGACATAGAAGACGTGCACGTGGGCATCACAGGTTTTCAGTTTGCCGTATTTTTCGACTTTGATTTTCTTGAGAAAAGTGGAAATTTCTTTTGGTGGTATCCAGTGGTTCAATGTTTTCAGGCAGTTTGTCTCATACGCTTTATCAATAAAGCTGAATGCGGAAATGTAATCCAGGCCGATGTTACCTGTTATGGTGTACCAGCGCGCTTCCTCCTCTTTCACCTGAACCAGAAATTGTGTGCCATCGGGCAATATCACTTTGGCGTCATGATATGGGGTATTGTCTTTTTGAATGTTCCATTCATGTGGAATCAGGCCGGACTTTGCTTTCCAGATGTCCAGAATGTGTGATTCTTTCCTGCTGTAGCGACTGAAGTGGTCCACACGGTTTACCTCCTACCACCAAATTAGTCTCTTGATCTGTCGCCAATCGAGATGCTCCAAATCCAACTGCTGACCATCCTCAAATTGCACGGATGCAGGGATGGCTGACGGCTGAAGTCCCGGTTGAATGCGTCGAACCCGCTTGCCTGTCAGATTGGAAAGTGTTTCGGGCAGGTCTATGTTCCTGTAAAGTTTGCCCAGGTTCAACTGCACCTCATCCAGCTCCGGGCTTATCTCCAGGGCATCCAGCATCTTCGGATCGCGCAGAAAAACATACTGACACGGGTCGGCCCCGGCCGGCGGTGTGAAAAGACTGCTGTCTTCGTAGCGGGCGCGACTCAGGGTATCTTCAAACTGCTCAAGCTCATAGTACTTCACGAAGTGACTGATGCCCTTGCCATCCGTTTGCGCTCTGCCGTCTTTCCACTTGTCCGAAAAGATGACCTTCTTGATGCGGGGGATCAGCAGGGTGTAAAAGTATTCACCCATTTCGACGAGAATGTATTTTCTTTTCCGGCCATCTTCCCGGCAGAGATTCAGGCAGGCGTGCGCTGTCGTGCCTGAACCTGCGAAGAAATCCATGACCGTATCACCTGATGCTGAAGCAACCTGCAGGAGCAGGCGAACCAGGGAAACCGGCTTCGGCTTTATCCGTTGCACGTCTGTTTCAGGGAACAGTGCCGACAGTTCGCGGCTGGCATCGGCGTTGGTGCCCACCGGCACGCCATTATCCGCGAGCAGACTTTTGAGCAGATTGCCCTTGGGGTTGCCCTCAGCATCGTGGAGATAGTTTTTGATTTGTGGCTCATAAGTGCCTTTTGAGGTACGTCTGAACTGAATCAGACCCGACTGGGCATGCTTCCACATCTGTTCTCTGGAAATCAGCCAGGTGGCTTTGCCGGGCGGGGCAATACGGATGACGGTCTCAGCCAGGTTTTCATCTTCCGTCCTCGTACGCAGATCATAGACCTCACTCCCATGCACTGCATATCGAAAGCCCACCAGTTGCAGCGTTTCGGGATGCACCAGCAGCTCATAGTTCAGGTTGGGACGTTTTTCCTTTGTCTGCTGACTTGGGCCCAGCAGTCCCATCCAGCGGTATGCACCTCTCCCGTCCACGTTGCTGAATTCATCCAGTTTTTGCTCGCTGAGGATGTTGTGATAGAGAAACGCCTCTTCGTTGCCTTGCACTAAGACATATTCGTGGTTCTCTGTCATGTCCCTTTCGGAGAAACTCCCTATCCCCCCCCGCTTTCTCCAGATGAGATTACCAAAGCGTTTGGGGAAGATACTTGAAGCAAGCATTTGTAACCGGTAGCTTTCGCCCTCCTGTGGATTCAGGTCTCCGATGCTGATAAAGATGATACCGTCGCCTGCCAGCAATGACTTGGCAACTGCAAGCCGGTTTTCCATCATGGTCAGCCATGAGGAATGTTTGAAACTGTCAACATACAGAAATTCATCAACGCCGGTGTTGTAGGGTGGATCAATGTAGATGGCTTTCAGTTTCCCCTGCCATTTGGGCAGAAGCGTATGCAGTGCCTGGTAGTTTTCACTTCTGATGAGCCAGCCATCCAGTGCTTCATCGAGGTTTTCAAAAAGGGCGACGACGTGAAGTTCCAAATCGGGAAAATATCTGGTGTCAACCGGAAGATATTGGTAGCGCGGATGAAGGTGTCTTCCGTCTATGAGGTTTTCCTGCCAGATGTGTCCAGGCTGAAACCTGTCGTCCACCATGCCCAGATCGCGCCACTCCTGGAGCTGGCCCGGCATGCCCGGATGGCTCAGAATCTGCTGTAGTATCTCCATCCCGCCCGGTTGTCTGGCAATCCGATCCAGTGTCATCACGTAGTGGCTGTTCAGCACAAACTTCGGCTTGTTCCAGATGTTGACCAGCTCATCCTCGAAAGCCGCGATGAAATCAATCACCCGATAGGCAATGTGTTTGAGGGCCTGCAACTGTTTGAGGCGTGTTTCCGTCCACCCGACAGGTGGTGCTTCACCGGGTCGGCCCAGCAGGTACTGCCACATCCACAGGTCAAACTGCTCGCGCAGAAAGCCCCTGGCATCCTTGCAGAGAAAGTAATCCAGCTTGCTTTGGCGTTCAAAAAGACGGAATGCCTTTTGGAGGGTCTCGGCAGAAGGGACAGCGGCTGTATAGCGGTTCAAACCCAACCCATCCCGAATGGCCAGACGGATCGTGTCAATCCTGGTCTGCCGCCCTTTCTCCGGGTAGTGAACCGTGAAGATGATCACATCATGTTCCGGTCTGTGCTCCCTGAAGGTATAGAAGAGTTCGCGTTTCTCGTTGGCACGCTTGTGCTCCAGTTGTGAAGCATCGAAATGGAAGCGGAAGCCATCCACTTCCACGGTCATACTCTGAAACAGGTGGTCAGTTTTGACATAGTAAAGCCGGGCTGTTTTCCAAAACAGCACAACGTCATGTTCATTGGTATAGACCTGCTCGTAGATGCTCTGGTGATATGGGGTGAAAACAAAGCCAATGGAACCGCCCTCGGTAAAGTAGCGGCGGAAGAATGTGTAGAGCTTGTCGAACAGCTCCTCACGGAAATCGGGGAACGAGTTCAGTACGCTTTCGGTTTCCTGTCTCAGGTGCGGCTCCATCACGCTTTTGAAATAGTGCGACTTGATGCGCATGAGGTTGATATAGCCTGATGCTCCCTCGACTGGCGCACCGATGAACACTTCTTCCAGTCTTTCAAAGAATTTTTTTTCATTCGTGTTTTTCATGAATGCTTTTCACCCATGGGAAGCGTGCTTCGTGCACCTTCCCGAATGCCACGTGCTGCCTGCCGGGTGCCGTGTGTGTACCAGGCTCGGAAAACTCTGGCTCAGCCCGGCCCGGTGCCACCGAACACCTCGGGGTAACGGGCCAGCGCCTCCTCCAGGTCGCAATCATGGCGGACGCTGATGACGCGGTAGCCACTGCGCACGAGTTCCGCGCGCAGCTCACGGTCCTGCGCGGCCCGGGCTGGCTCGTCGTGCACGGAGCCATCGCAGAACACACAGACATTCGGTGCATAGAAAAAGTCGGCCATACAGTCGGGTTCGGCAATCCGCTTCTGTGCGTCATCGGGCAGCCGGTAGCCGCCTTCGGCAAGCGCGTCAAGCAACCGCC
This window contains:
- a CDS encoding OmpA family protein; protein product: MTEPTMHHRIGRLFLAAALSLAALCPAAAQQLPPVPRSDVTFRTVTIRYPFDREVRVPMVGTQRFGANVSGEAVVERRSSITKISLTLKRLPRPATVGPMAATYVMWAVTPEGICDNLGEYRKRQSDTLDGWFGSEISTTTRHRNFSLIVTAEPHYMVTSPSRLVVAANAEVRTGQVFVADNEIDFSGDADVENRIVSPEPPAAGRDPRYPPELLQAQRARDIARYYEADQLAPQLMAAAGDAFAAAEDLYRRGRRDEAAETADTAIRLAERARRIATARRAAERRRQELAAKDDVIAELQDRVGQIPTLQAQLDNERRLRREVEADRERLRDAYNRTVADKTQGDANTASLREEIRRLRSELDRAQAATREARIRALREELARLFGDARFEARGSVLVLPDSDFITMPRQPMALTPAAMAKLDRLVEFLRLTEAAVRIESYSDNAGTEQSRQDFCRERGQLVLGYLTARGIPTERVQAFAMGNANPRQPNTTPRGRTANRRVELILPPPSELESATATS
- a CDS encoding VWA domain-containing protein, with product MSLRWPGFFPALLVTLLFPLLNLAQDGGRPRTVTPPLPDPGDEIAIVADSRGVVFSVVDERGRIVSNLQASDFELYEDGQRQTIDLFRTSNELPLMLAVLLDTSDSQASLLPAEKRAVDVFFDAFFRPGKDYGALATFGGEVHLVNGLTSHLKSLKTALGRIEREQLFRDEDNGTPPLGTALYDALDITGREILEGHTARRVIGSGGTRRAIRRAICVLTDGRDTASQLSPGRVAASLRRRGIVVYALGLGDRFRFGDVDRDALEQLCTATGGKAFFPTDEADLERSFKRIVDDLSGQYIAVYRPTGPPGAAARRTVEIRPRDRRLRVFSQTEYTSEYDTP
- a CDS encoding DUF1517 domain-containing protein — protein: MSRRSWFARLFLKDEELYFFGVQLVIRAFGEDTLRRRLAAVVADPDGDLQDVAAKQRYLKRIVALLLEQEPYWTHTYWEYVTGAEGQRMFEEWSAELSASSATEDEEVGEDVDQMRRLSNRKDYVAATILLLLSVPYPPGEAVTDERCYWQRETLRSLVNGILYVNPETILGDAVFVMPGSPEDGLSEEDLLTGGWSHLRVIM
- a CDS encoding DNA/RNA non-specific endonuclease; the protein is MSRIGNPFAALISRLQRARVEDQSIAPRTRPQPAPTPSETTPARPTTFSPTSLDAAHTARAGFNQADRLRANLFSMFRPAAAPTAATSAAATAGNTQTVTASATPNAAIRDFQTTTSTIAITEDLKTTGVRVDVNIAHSYASDLVVKLRSPEGREVLLRNREGGRGTGTVSFTANPSDFNGVSTKGNWTLVVEDRAGGDVGTLRNWSLALTGARPAPEPPPAAGGRTVTQTATPNAAIRDLQTTTSTIAINDDLKTTGVRVDVNIAHTYASDLVVKLRSPQGQEVTLRNREGGRGNGTVSFTANPADFNGTDAKGEWTLIVEDRERADVGTLRSWSLSVTGTDRTPPPAPPRPTPPPDNSPLLLGNPSNAVPDVRQENNYLIVRDQFTASYNRADAKPNWVAWHTDQSHLGREGRGKFDENSTDNQLPEGWRRVTTFDYTGSGYDRGHHLPSADRTASRAANNGTFLMTNVLPQAPDNNQGPWERMERYVRDQIRQNDMEAYTIMGSYGEVGRIPGQGGDANIAIPERVWKVVVLIPRGDNDLERINRDTQVIAVDMPNRQGMRNDNWENYRVSVADIERATNTQFFTNLPPEVQAALREKGR
- a CDS encoding DEAD/DEAH box helicase family protein; this translates as MTRIHMQYMAEDIPDSRLPQGWMDDLSHFSPTKRLFDYQQRALQNALKALWKYYEDFGNGPPHPADDANRQRKMRFWQWYGDNGLSEDFSIELKPALADLLLNYYADYIHAQTGNISYEAFINRLNFWMATGSGKTVVIVKLMERLGRLIQAGEVPPCDILFLTHRTDLIEQLRRHVAEFNTSHSDTPIVLHELKDYAAVKRERSSLFREQGITVFYYRSDNLSAQQKEKILDFRNYDNDGKWFVLLDEAHKGDREDSKRQHIYSILSRNGFLFNFSATFTDPRDIATTVCNFNLAEYIRRGYGKHLLVVQPELSAFRDKPEDDPDAEKRKVVLKMLIMLAYVRKVYERTVQPAGLYHRPLLLLLVNSVNPRDADLERFFRELELLARQGVPPDLWQAAKEELRRELEQQPEFLFEDEKVRINPAVWDSLLPEDLCQCVFNASSHGEIEVLLRPSNRQEMAFKLKTADRPFALIRIGDISAWLKEKLTGYEIVERFDNESLFAGLNGDASDINILLGSRSFYEGWDSNRPNVIGYINIGIGPDARKFILQSVGRGVRIEPIKNKRQRLLPLCNANDVEANLFGHLKDAVQPLETVFIFGTNRHAIQTVLDSLRKEQAAFHEPSLSGCEVSPHAKAHNRLIPVDKPAEAPPAKRLLPARFEIAPEDVQALRSFVQGADDRVLLALTDATPAEVKLLRDVLKDALKQNRVFTVQGVPSGDMRRLLRRVVAHLGLLAEAGGGLRQPENEIRHGWPG
- a CDS encoding site-specific DNA-methyltransferase encodes the protein MKNTNEKKFFERLEEVFIGAPVEGASGYINLMRIKSHYFKSVMEPHLRQETESVLNSFPDFREELFDKLYTFFRRYFTEGGSIGFVFTPYHQSIYEQVYTNEHDVVLFWKTARLYYVKTDHLFQSMTVEVDGFRFHFDASQLEHKRANEKRELFYTFREHRPEHDVIIFTVHYPEKGRQTRIDTIRLAIRDGLGLNRYTAAVPSAETLQKAFRLFERQSKLDYFLCKDARGFLREQFDLWMWQYLLGRPGEAPPVGWTETRLKQLQALKHIAYRVIDFIAAFEDELVNIWNKPKFVLNSHYVMTLDRIARQPGGMEILQQILSHPGMPGQLQEWRDLGMVDDRFQPGHIWQENLIDGRHLHPRYQYLPVDTRYFPDLELHVVALFENLDEALDGWLIRSENYQALHTLLPKWQGKLKAIYIDPPYNTGVDEFLYVDSFKHSSWLTMMENRLAVAKSLLAGDGIIFISIGDLNPQEGESYRLQMLASSIFPKRFGNLIWRKRGGIGSFSERDMTENHEYVLVQGNEEAFLYHNILSEQKLDEFSNVDGRGAYRWMGLLGPSQQTKEKRPNLNYELLVHPETLQLVGFRYAVHGSEVYDLRTRTEDENLAETVIRIAPPGKATWLISREQMWKHAQSGLIQFRRTSKGTYEPQIKNYLHDAEGNPKGNLLKSLLADNGVPVGTNADASRELSALFPETDVQRIKPKPVSLVRLLLQVASASGDTVMDFFAGSGTTAHACLNLCREDGRKRKYILVEMGEYFYTLLIPRIKKVIFSDKWKDGRAQTDGKGISHFVKYYELEQFEDTLSRARYEDSSLFTPPAGADPCQYVFLRDPKMLDALEISPELDEVQLNLGKLYRNIDLPETLSNLTGKRVRRIQPGLQPSAIPASVQFEDGQQLDLEHLDWRQIKRLIWW